Genomic segment of Calditrichota bacterium:
AGACCGATTAAATTGGGAATGGCCATCAGGCCGTTCATGATGTCGGCCAGCGTCCACACGAGCTGCAATTCCACCACGGCACCCACCGCTACAAAAAGCGTAAACAGGACGCGATAGGGCATTACCCACTTTTCGCCAAACAGGTATTCCAGAGATTTTTCACCGTAGTAGCTCCAGCCCAGAATAGTTGAGTAGGCAAAGAGAATCAGCCCAATGGTGACGATCAGACCGCCGATCGAAGAGCGCATGCCGGTGTTAAATGCAATCGTGGTGAGCTCGGCACCGGTTTTTCCGTTTGCCCACACCCCGCTTGAAATGATAACAAAGCCCGTCATGGAACACACAACAATGGTGTCAATAAATGTCTGGGTCATTGAAACCAGGGCTTGCGTAACCGGGTATTTGGTTTGCGCGGCGGCCGCGGCGATCGGGGAGCTTCCCAGACCCGATTCATTGGAAAAGACCCCCCGGGCTACCCCCATTCGGATCGTCAGAAGAACCGTGGAACCCAGAAATCCGCCCGTAGCCGCGGTTGGGGTAAAGGCTTTTTCAAACACCAAGGCAAAAACCTCGGGGATCTTCC
This window contains:
- a CDS encoding alanine:cation symporter family protein, giving the protein KIPEVFALVFEKAFTPTAATGGFLGSTVLLTIRMGVARGVFSNESGLGSSPIAAAAAQTKYPVTQALVSMTQTFIDTIVVCSMTGFVIISSGVWANGKTGAELTTIAFNTGMRSSIGGLIVTIGLILFAYSTILGWSYYGEKSLEYLFGEKWVMPYRVLFTLFVAVGAVVELQLVWTLADIMNGLMAIPNLIGLLGLAGIIVVETKSYFKNQLHRKW